From one Colletotrichum destructivum chromosome 3, complete sequence genomic stretch:
- a CDS encoding Putative WD40/YVTN repeat-like-containing domain superfamily: MAPMLEFRTQGYNPYAVKYSPYYDSRIAVASSANFGIVGNGRVFCLALTARGVEVETTFDTNDSQYDLAWSEINENQLVVACGDGSIKLFDLGVKDFPVMNFHEHKRETFSVNWSPITKDTFVSSSWDGTIKVWSPTREHSLRTLPVGNCTYSASFQPSNPHVISAVSSDSQIRIFDLRTPVSSRYHLTSMIPVHAAGPSFPSAAPAEVLTHDWNKYRDTVIATGGVDRAVRTFDIRNLTAGPLAVMQGHEYAVRRLAWSPHASDLLLTASYDMTVRLWDDRSNAPPTGPPGGAQVGAQVGIMNRHTEFVVGVDWCLFGVGGWVATVGWDERVLLWDANALLAGR, from the exons ATGGCCCCGATGCTCGAGTTCCGCACGCAGGGCTACAACCCGTACGCCGTTAAGTACTCGCCCTACTACGATTCACGCATCGCCGTCGCATCTTCGGCCAACTTTGGCATCGTTGGCAATGGCCGCGTCTTCTGCCTCGCCTTAACGGCGcggggcgtcgaggtcgagacgaC ATTTGACACGAACGACTCGCAATACGACCTGGCCTGGTCCGAGATCAACGAGAACCAGCTTGTCGTCGCGTGCGGCGACGGCTCCATCAAGCTCTTCGACCTGGGCGTCAAAGACTTCCCCGTCATGAACTTCCACGAGCACAAGCGCGAGACCTTTTCAGTCAACTGGAGCCCCATAACAAAAGATACCTTCGTATCAAGCTCGTGGGACGGCACGATCAAAGTG TGGTCCCCGACCCGCGAACACTCCCTCCGCACTCTCCCCGTCGGCAACTGCACCTACTCGGCCTCCTTTCAGCCCTCGAATCCGCacgtcatctcggccgtctcgtccgATTCCCAGATCCGCATCTTTGACCTTCGCacgcccgtctcctcgcgCTACCACCTGACGTCCATGATCCCcgtccacgccgccggcccgtccttcccctccgccgcgcccgccgagGTTCTCACCCACGACTGGAACAAGTACCGCGACACCGTAATCGCGACGGGCGGGGTCGACCGCGCTGTGCGCACCTTTGACATACGGAACCTGACAGCCGGGCCCCTGGCCGTCATGCAGGGGCACGAGTACGCCGTGCGCAGGCTGGCATGGAGCCCGCACGCGAGCGACCTGCTGCTGACAGCGAGCTATGATATGACGGTCAGGTTGTGGGACGACCGGTCGAACGCGCCGCCCACGGGACCACCGGGTGGCGCGCAGGTCGGCGCGCAAGTCGGCATCATGAACCGACATACCGAGTTCGTCGTCGGTGTGGATTGGTGTCTGTTCGGTGTCGGGGGCTGGGTTGCAACGGTCGGCTGGGACGAGAGGGTTCTTCTCTGGGACGCGAATGCGCTCTTGGCTGGCCGGTag
- a CDS encoding Putative ATP-dependent RNA helicase DEAD-box, Helicase superfamily 1/2, ATP-binding protein, producing the protein MFRQSLRRCARIGGASFATSTLRTTRPVALKSIAQSSQSALRIPVSINALRLYSSETAAAAVAEPAVETKEPSGLTTKFKDLSKLGVHQNLVDTITKGMKYENMTSVQSMTIEPALKGMDLVAQAKTGTGKTLAFLVPVLQRMLEADPSLATRKARFSADAGDIRGIIISPTRELAEQIAMEAQKLCGNTGLVVQRAVGGTRKDEMLARTRREGCHLLVGTPGRLNDLLSDTRSGIAAPNLAAIVLDEADRMLDVGFERELRQIVGNLPDPTVTQRQTLLFSATIPKNVISLAREWVRPENFDFIQTISDDDVLTHEKVAQYAVSCRGWGNVMPTLYELIEKEMEKRKNNPEMMPFKALVFLPTSAWVDVVGDVDERMVYSRTKAQGWRIHSKLSQAARTRAAERFREAKSGILFSTDVTARGLDFPNVTHVIQIGTPSEREQYIHRLGRTGRAEKEGEGWIIIPQSELDLARRELKDLPIKPVTSLEAAQFDFTSGAQPSELTAKVTEISSQLNEDTLQAAYLSLFGQSKDLAQPKADELYEWFVHAMKMDNTPAISAATAEKRGLRRIRNINISGYGSRYSRDNDSDRGSRGGFSDRGGYSSRRESQDPFSKMESTGSDRSQRGGFNRGGRSDRGFDRGGRSDRGFDRGGRSDRGRGGFERGERASF; encoded by the exons ATGTTTCGTCAATCTTTAAGAAGATGCGCTCGCATCGGCGGCGCAAGCTTCGCAACCTCAACCCTCCGAACAACGAGACCCGTTGCCCTCAAGTCAATCGCGCAGTCTTCGCAAAGCGCACTCCGCATCCCTGTCAGCATCAACGCATTGAGACTCTACTCTAGCGAgacagccgcagccgcagtTGCTGAACCGGCTGTCGAGACAAAGGAGCCCTCCGGCTTGACGACAAAGTTCAAGGATCTGAGCAAGCTGGGCGTGCACCAGAACCTGGtcgacaccatcaccaaAGGCATGAAGTACGAGAACATGACCAGTGTCCAGAGCATGACGATCGAGCCCGCTCTCAAGGGCATGGATCT TGTCGCACAGGCGAAAACTGGTACCGGAAAGACACTGGCGTTCCTCGTCCCTGTCTTGCAAAGGATGCTCGAGGCGGATCCTTCGCTCGCCACCCGCAAGGCACGATTTTCAGCCGACGCTGGCGACATCCGTGGAATCATCATCTCTCCTACCCGCGAGCTCGCTGAGCAGATCGCTATGGAAGCCCAAAAGCTGTGCGGCAACACCGGCCTGGTCGTTCAGCGCGCTGTCGGTGGAACCAGGAAAGACGAAATGCTCGCGAGAACGCGGAGAGAAGGGTGCCACCTCCTTGTCGGTACGCCTGGACGTCTCAACGATCTTCTCTCGGACACTCGCAGCGGTATTGCAGCCCCGAACCTGGCCGCAATTGTCCTCGATGAGGCCGACCGTATGCTTGACGTGGGTTTCGAGAGGGAGCTCCGGCAGATTGTCGGCAATCTTCCCGACCCGACGGTTACCCAACGCCAGACGTTACTCTTCTCCGCCACCATTCCCAAGAACGTCATTTCGCTGGCCCGCGAATGGGTCCGCCCCGAGAACTTTGACTTCATTCAGACCATttccgacgacgatgtcctCACCCATGAAAAGGTGGCACAATACGCAGTCAGCTGCAGGGGCTGGGGCAACGTGATGCCGACTCTCTACGAGCTGATAGAaaaggagatggagaagcgGAAGAACAACCCGGAAATGATGCCCTTCAAGGCCCTTGTATTCCTCCCGACATCCGCCtgggtcgacgtcgttggcgACGTTGACGAGAGAATGGTGTACAGTCGTACTAAAGCTCAGGGCTGGAGGATCCACTCGAAGCTCTCGCAAGCGGCACGCACCAGAGCAGCCGAAAGGTTCCGCGAAGCCAAGTCCGGTATCTTATTCTCCACCGATGTCACTGCCAGAGGCCTCGACTTCCCCAACGTCACCCACGTCATCCAGATCGGCACCCCTTCTGAACGTGAGCAATACATCCACAGGCTCGGCCGCACAGGTCGCgcagagaaggagggcgaAGGATGGATCATCATTCCTCAATCTGAGCTGGATCTGGCCCGCAGAGAGTTAAAGGACCTTCCCATCAAGCCCGTCACGTCCCTGGAAGCCGCTCAGTTCGACTTCACCAGCGGGGCTCAGCCGTCAGAGCTGACGGCAAAGGTCACAGAAATCTCCTCCCAGCTGAATGAGGACACTCTACAAGCTGCTTACCTGTCGCTTTTCGGGCAGAGCAAGGATTTGGCCCAGCCgaaggccgacgagctctATGAGTGGTTCGTCCATGCCATGAAGATGGATAACACGCCCGCCATAAGTGCCGCCACCGCTGAGAAGCGCGGTCTGCGCAGGATCCGCAACATTAACATCAGCGGTTATGGATCGAGATATTCCAGGGACAACGACAGCGATCGCGGATCCCGGGGCGGCTTCTCTGACCGCGGTGGTTACTCCAGCCGCCGGGAGTCCCAGGACCCCTTTTCGAAGATGGAGTCCACGGGCTCCGACCGCAGTCAGCGCGGTGGTTTTAACCGCGGCGGACGCTCCGACCGCGGGTTCGACCGTGGGGGACGTTCCGACCGCGGGTTCGACCGTGGGGGACGTTCCGATCGCGGACGTGGTGGCTTTGAAAGAGGTGAGAGAGCATCTTTCTAA
- a CDS encoding Putative ubiquitin system component CUE, UBA-like superfamily, with product MANEQISLPYLVVILLVTAFIIRFLFFSPAPPPAPRQSAQSVLRMREAAVERIQQMFPQVDRRTILWDLQRNGGNIQGTSERILAGRMETPPITFQPPSPPGANNASASSSAPAKAPEKPTQPDLITRYKLQGKIAAQQRQQAEADAAAEREKASRGWSSNRDERQSLLQKRRDEMILAARRKMEAKIAAEKASS from the exons ATGGCCAACGAGCAGATCTCACTCCCATACCTGGTGGTGATCTTGCTGGTGACGGCGTTCATTATTCggttcctcttcttctcccccgccccgccgccggcgccgcggcagAGTGCTCAGTCGGTGCTGCGCATGCGTGAGGCGGCGGTTGAGAGGATACAACAGATGTTCCCACAGGTGGACCGGCGGACCATTCTCTGGGACCTGCAGAGGAACGGGGGCAATATTCAAGGAACGTCGGAGAGGATCCTTGCAGGCAGGATGGAGACG CCTCCCATCACGTTTcagcccccttccccgccgGGAGCCAACAAcgcgtcggcgagctcctcggcaccggccaAGGCACCTGAAAAGCCGACGCAGCCAGACCTAATTACGAGGTACAAGCTGCAGGGAAAGATCGCagcgcagcagcggcagcaggccgaggcggatGCCGCggcggagagagagaaggctAGCAGGGGATGGAGCTCGAACCGGGACGAGAGGCAGTCGCTTCtgcagaagaggagggacgaGATGATTCTTgcggcgaggcggaagaTGGAGGCTAAGATTGCTGCGGAGAAGGCCTCTAGCTGA
- a CDS encoding Putative alkylated DNA repair protein alkB 3 has protein sequence MDSFLIRKKRKLSSAPKKQDDGSDDEPTEVKLAMLSSLHLGVDQEVLLDVLLAHNGSVAESLEALQTPIPAKKSSGITGTQSSLRRFAMKLEDDDGGSGLPAKKKLMSKKGATVHLYDPADIAEHTPCTVIHNFLPPEDANDLLRELITEAKSFDRNVTFKLFDNVVASPHTSSFYVESYDEIQAQKTDYLYNGAKLSDVRRITPQLVKVKPRVAKVVNEEIQTRIRTRYPGGEKLPFQSSKPWTPNSAFVNCYDGPKENVGWHSDQLTYLGPRAVIGSISLGVAREFRVRRIVPKDGGGNNTAEDADVEGQISIHLPHNSLLVMHAEMQEEWKHSIAPAQSIDPHPVAGNKRINITYRDYRAKMHPRYTPKCECEVPCVLRVVQKKRENHGKYFWMCHGGNVPGKDSCSFFQWAHFDDDGNPIWTHTSRKPKA, from the coding sequence ATGGATTCGTTTCTCATCAGGAAGAAGCGCAAGTTGAGTTCAGCCCCGAAAAAGCAGGACGAtggcagcgacgacgaaccgACAGAGGTAAAATTGGCGATGCTCTCATCTCTTCACCTAGGCGTTGATCAAGAGGTACTGTTGGACGTCCTTCTGGCACACAATGGTTCTGTAGCAGAATCACTCGAAGCTCTGCAGACACCAATCCCCGCTAAGAAATCGAGTGGTATTACGGGCACCCAGAGCTCGCTTCGGCGATTCGCCATGAAgctggaagacgacgacggaggtTCCGGCTTGCcagccaagaagaagctcatGTCCAAGAAAGGGGCCACGGTTCACCTGTACGACCCGGCAGATATCGCCGAACATACGCCCTGTACCGTCATCCACAATTTCCTCCCGCCGGAGGATGCGAACGACCTCTTGCGAGAACTCATAACGGAGGCCAAGTCTTTTGACAGAAACGTAACGTTCAAGCTCTTTGACAACGTTGTGGCCAGCCCGCACACGTCAAGCTTCTACGTTGAGAGCTACGACGAGATCCAGGCGCAGAAGACAGACTATCTTTACAACGGCGCCAAGCTCAGCGATGTCCGCCGCATCACGCCCCAActcgtcaaggtcaagccTCGCGTTGCCAAGGTTGTGAACGAGGAGATCCAGACGAGGATCAGGACCCGTTATCCAGGGGGGGAGAAGCTGCCGTTCCAGTCCTCGAAACCCTGGACTCCCAACTCGGCGTTTGTCAACTGCTACGACGGACCGAAGGAGAACGTTGGGTGGCACAGCGACCAACTGACGTACCTCGGCCCCCGCGCCGTCATCGGGTCGATTTCGTTGGGCGTCGCGCGGGAGTTTCGTGTGCGACGTATTGTTCCCAAGGATGGGGGCGGCAACAAcacggccgaggacgccgacgtcgagggccagATCTCGATCCACCTGCCGCACAACTCGCTGCTGGTGATGCACGCCGAGATGCAGGAGGAGTGGAAGCACAGCATCGCGCCGGCGCAGTCGATCGACCCGCACCCCGTGGCTGGGAACAAGCGCATCAACATCACCTACCGCGACTACAGGGCCAAGATGCACCCACGCTACACGCCAAAGTGCGAATGCGAGGTCCCCTGCGTGTTGAGGGTTGTGcaaaagaagagggagaacCACGGGAAATATTTTTGGATGTGCCACGGCGGCAACGTGCCCGGCAAGGACAGCTGTTCCTTCTTCCAGTGGGCGCacttcgacgacgatggcaaTCCTATTTGGACTCATACGAGCCGTAAACCCAAGGCTTAG